A window of Acropora muricata isolate sample 2 chromosome 3, ASM3666990v1, whole genome shotgun sequence contains these coding sequences:
- the LOC136911694 gene encoding chromodomain-helicase-DNA-binding protein 1-like isoform X6, with product MCLRETTFLSKFSWKALVVDEAHRLKNSKSMLYQELSQFQKDFVVLLTGTPVQNNLSELYSLLSFISPNIFSCDAVEEFLERYAGVFNCAERNAELQKLLSPFLLRRVKSEVMAHLPKKTEVLLYTGMSDLQRKYYKAILMKDLDAFDSPVGTSKTRLLNILIQLRKCVNHPYLFDGVEPEPFRLGEHLVDSSGKLQVIDQLLIFLKARGHKVLMFSQMTRMLDIIQDYLGYRGYSYERLDGSVRGEERYLAIQNFNDTDDTFIFLLSTRAGGQGLNLMSADTVIFVDSDYNPQNDLQAAARAHRIGQTRPVKIIRLVTRSTVEEIVLKRADEKLKLTNAVIENGKFSGGASAINQIAETPTQLADLLKFGLDKLSESQESAATERDLERILGGSCDNKWIVEQETGDESIGNGDDDDDVTSSMQIDNDDGNVENMYVYEGRDYSKETTDRDQQAFDNMVAEMLTKVQSEERILRGDERKQSIATNYFDPPATRKRKVLTPEELEERRRKREENALKRAKLQEEAEVRREIERQRKLEKLWKDYNYVSLNTALDDDDDEDVDEESDALDEDDDNERKDIQYVRGDVTHPINTRSSDAIIVHCVDDSGCWGQGGLFSALSRRSSQPETQYELAGKMKDLNLGDAHLIQIDDQDGRKDGHDYVALIVAQSRDRKNQLSAILLTSLSEGLRRVSLAAKRMNATVHLPRLGYNTPSFNWYGTERLIRKHLASKGIETSIYYYARRHQVSSGSLTLLPSASNAGDSPSTQNRNKNFKDDSPAGVDFRGNLPNFMRGVNVFFLNVDEYEKKKLARYLVAYPLFLIVVTCIYLLRSLHPFWGCVA from the exons ATGTGTTTGCGAGAAACAACCTTTCTTTCCAA ATTCAGTTGGAAAGCATTGGTTGTAGATGAGGCCCACAGATTGAAAAACTCCAAGTCAATGCTTTATCAAGAGCTTTCACAG tTTCAGAAGGACTTTGTTGTGCTGTTAACAGGGACACCAGTCCAGAATAATCTCAGTGAA CTGTATTCCCTGCTATCGTTTATCAGCCCCAATATTTTTTCATGTGATGCTGTCGAGGAATTTTTGGAAAGGTATGCAGGTGTCTTCAACTGTGCAG AAAGAAACGCAGAATTACAAAAGCTTTTGTCACCTTTTTTGTTGCGCAGAGTGAAATCAGAG GTGATGGCGCATTTGCCCAAGAAAACAGAG GTTCTTCTCTATACAGGGATGTCAGATTTGCAGAGGAAGTACTACAAAGCGATTTTGATGAAAGACTTAG acGCGTTTGATTCTCCTGTTGGAACGAGTAAAACAAGACTTCTAAACATTCTTATTCAGCTTAGGAAGTGCGTCAACCATCCTTATCTATTTGATG GCGTGGAACCAGAGCCATTCCGACTTGGTGAGCACCTCGTAGATTCAAGTG GAAAGCTCCAAGTTATTGATCAGCTGTTGATATTTCTTAAGGCAAG AGGGCATAAAGTTTTGATGTTTTCCCAAATGACAAGAATGTTGGACATCATTCAAGACTATCTTGGTTACAGAG GATATTCATATGAGCGATTGGATGGTTCTGTCAGAGGGGAAGAGCGTTACCTGGCAATTCAGAACTTTAACGACACAGACGATACTTTTATATTCCTCTTGAGCACTCGAGCAG GTGGTCAAGGATTGAACCTGATGTCTGCTGACACGGTCATCTTTGTTGACAGCGACTATAATCCGCAGAACGACCTACAAGCCGCAGCACGGGCTCATCGAATTGGCCAAACGAG GCCCGTGAAAATCATTCGTCTTGTAACCCGAAGCACAGTGGAGGAAATAGTGTTGAAAAGAGCAGACGAAAAATTGAAGCTGACCAATGCGGTAATAGAGAACGGAAAG TTTTCTGGTGGTGCATCAGCTATAAACCAAATCGCAGAGACTCCTACTCAG CTTGCAGACTTGCTCAAATTTGGCTTGGACAAGTTATCTGAATCTCAGGAAAG CGCAGCAACGGAGAGAGACCTTGAGAG GATCCTAGGAGGGAGCTGTGACAATAAGTGGATTGTAGAGCAAGAGACTGGGGATGAAAGTATTGGAAAtggcgatgatgatgatgatgtgacGTCATCTATGCAGATAGATAATGATGACGGAAATG TAGAGAATATGTACGTGTACGAAGGTCGTGACTACTCAAAGGAAACAACCGACAGAGATCAACAAGCCTTTGATAACATGGTGGCAG AGATGTTAACAAAAGTTCAATCAGAAGAGAGGATTCTGCGCGGGGATGAGCGAAAG CAGAGCATTGCAACAAATTATTTTGATCCTCCGGCAACCAGAAAGCGAAAAGTTCTTACGCCAGAAGAACTCGAGGAACGACGAAGGAAG AGGGAAGAGAATGCTTTAAAAAGAGCGAAATTGCAAGAAGAAGCTGAAGTTAGACGAGAAATAGAAAGGCAAAGGAAGCT GGAGAAGTTATGGAAAGATTACAATTACGTAAGCCTCAACACTGCCTTagacgatgacgacgacgaaGATGTCGATGAGGAAAGTGATGCACTTGATGAAGACGATGACAATGAAAGAAAGGATATTCAGTATGTGCGTGGTGACGTCACACATCCCATCAACACTCGCAGCTCTGATGCAATCATTGTGCATTGCGTAG ATGACTCAGGGTGCTGGGGTCAGGGAGGTTTATTTTCTGCCTTATCTCGTCGATCTTCGCAACCGGAAACTCAGTACGAACTGGCAGGCAAAATGAAAG ATCTGAACCTCGGAGACGCTCATCTTATTCAAATCGATGATCAAGATGGAAGGAAAGATGGTCATGATTAC GTGGCTTTAATCGTTGCACAGTCACGTGACCGCAAGAATCAactgtcagccattttgctgACGTCTCTGAGCGAGGGTCTGAGGAGAGTTTCATTGGCGGCCAAAAGAATGAATG cCACTGTCCATCTCCCTCGGCTCGGTTACAATACTCCAAGCTTTAACTGGTATGGAACAGAGAGACTGATCCGTAAGCATTTGGCGTCCAAAGGAATTGAAACGTCAAT ATATTATTATGCAAGGCGGCATCAAGTGTCGAGTGGATCATTAACTTTGCTCCCTTCAGCATCAAACGCTGGAGATTCACCCTCGACCCAgaacagaaataaaaattttaaagaCGACAGTCCCGCTGGTGTTGATTTCAGAGGAAATCTCCCAAACTTCATGCGCGGtgttaatgttttctttttgaatgTTGACGAATATGAAAAGAAGAAACTGGCACGCTACTTGGTTGCATATCCTTTATTTTTAATTGTGGTAACATGTATTTACCTCTTGCGCTCTCTTCATCCCTTTTGGGGGTGCGTTGCGTGA
- the LOC136911694 gene encoding chromodomain-helicase-DNA-binding protein 1-like isoform X2, with protein sequence MLCIPKQNTMFEVNRKVGLLRGKNLEVESRLTQKCLEENGLQGIHLRAYQLVGVIWMRRCFRCGHGCILGDEMGLGKTIQTVALLTNLHGAENCPGPFLIVCPLSVLQNWKSEFLRFSKHLIVIAFIGDKEERDKIKESLRNLNTSRNRGDKNNTHSFNVLLTTFEMCLRETTFLSKFSWKALVVDEAHRLKNSKSMLYQELSQFQKDFVVLLTGTPVQNNLSELYSLLSFISPNIFSCDAVEEFLERYAGVFNCAERNAELQKLLSPFLLRRVKSEVMAHLPKKTEVLLYTGMSDLQRKYYKAILMKDLDAFDSPVGTSKTRLLNILIQLRKCVNHPYLFDGVEPEPFRLGEHLVDSSGKLQVIDQLLIFLKARGHKVLMFSQMTRMLDIIQDYLGYRGYSYERLDGSVRGEERYLAIQNFNDTDDTFIFLLSTRAGGQGLNLMSADTVIFVDSDYNPQNDLQAAARAHRIGQTRPVKIIRLVTRSTVEEIVLKRADEKLKLTNAVIENGKFSGGASAINQIAETPTQLADLLKFGLDKLSESQESAATERDLERILGGSCDNKWIVEQETGDESIGNGDDDDDVTSSMQIDNDDGNVENMYVYEGRDYSKETTDRDQQAFDNMVAEMLTKVQSEERILRGDERKSIATNYFDPPATRKRKVLTPEELEERRRKREENALKRAKLQEEAEVRREIERQRKLEKLWKDYNYVSLNTALDDDDDEDVDEESDALDEDDDNERKDIQYVRGDVTHPINTRSSDAIIVHCVDDSGCWGQGGLFSALSRRSSQPETQYELAGKMKDLNLGDAHLIQIDDQDGRKDGHDYVALIVAQSRDRKNQLSAILLTSLSEGLRRVSLAAKRMNATVHLPRLGYNTPSFNWYGTERLIRKHLASKGIETSIYYYARRHQVSSGSLTLLPSASNAGDSPSTQNRNKNFKDDSPAGVDFRGNLPNFMRGVNVFFLNVDEYEKKKLARYLVAYPLFLIVVTCIYLLRSLHPFWGCVA encoded by the exons ATGTTATGTATTCCGAAACAAAACACTATGTTTGAGGTAAATCGTAAAGTGGGTTTATTACGCGGTAAAAACCTTGAAGTTGAATCAAGGCTGACTCAAAAATGTCTGGAGGAGAATGGATTGCAAGGAATTCATTTGCGAGCTTATCAGTTGGTTGGAGTGATATGGATGAGGCGATGTTTCCGATGCGGTCATGGCTGCATTCTAGGGGATGAAATGGGCCTTGGTAAAACTATCCAG ACAGTAGCATTGTTGACAAATCTTCATGGAGCTGAGAATTGCCCTGGACCTTTCCTCATTGTTTGCCCCTTATCTGTCCTACAAAACTGGAAAAGTGAATTCTTAAG ATTTTCAAAACATCTTATTGTTATTGCCTTCATTGGTGATAAAGAAGAAAGAGATAAAATCAAGGAGTCGTTAAGAAATTTAAACACATCTCGG AACAGAGGAGACAAAAATAATACTCATTCATTCAATGTGCTTCTTACAACCTTTGAG ATGTGTTTGCGAGAAACAACCTTTCTTTCCAA ATTCAGTTGGAAAGCATTGGTTGTAGATGAGGCCCACAGATTGAAAAACTCCAAGTCAATGCTTTATCAAGAGCTTTCACAG tTTCAGAAGGACTTTGTTGTGCTGTTAACAGGGACACCAGTCCAGAATAATCTCAGTGAA CTGTATTCCCTGCTATCGTTTATCAGCCCCAATATTTTTTCATGTGATGCTGTCGAGGAATTTTTGGAAAGGTATGCAGGTGTCTTCAACTGTGCAG AAAGAAACGCAGAATTACAAAAGCTTTTGTCACCTTTTTTGTTGCGCAGAGTGAAATCAGAG GTGATGGCGCATTTGCCCAAGAAAACAGAG GTTCTTCTCTATACAGGGATGTCAGATTTGCAGAGGAAGTACTACAAAGCGATTTTGATGAAAGACTTAG acGCGTTTGATTCTCCTGTTGGAACGAGTAAAACAAGACTTCTAAACATTCTTATTCAGCTTAGGAAGTGCGTCAACCATCCTTATCTATTTGATG GCGTGGAACCAGAGCCATTCCGACTTGGTGAGCACCTCGTAGATTCAAGTG GAAAGCTCCAAGTTATTGATCAGCTGTTGATATTTCTTAAGGCAAG AGGGCATAAAGTTTTGATGTTTTCCCAAATGACAAGAATGTTGGACATCATTCAAGACTATCTTGGTTACAGAG GATATTCATATGAGCGATTGGATGGTTCTGTCAGAGGGGAAGAGCGTTACCTGGCAATTCAGAACTTTAACGACACAGACGATACTTTTATATTCCTCTTGAGCACTCGAGCAG GTGGTCAAGGATTGAACCTGATGTCTGCTGACACGGTCATCTTTGTTGACAGCGACTATAATCCGCAGAACGACCTACAAGCCGCAGCACGGGCTCATCGAATTGGCCAAACGAG GCCCGTGAAAATCATTCGTCTTGTAACCCGAAGCACAGTGGAGGAAATAGTGTTGAAAAGAGCAGACGAAAAATTGAAGCTGACCAATGCGGTAATAGAGAACGGAAAG TTTTCTGGTGGTGCATCAGCTATAAACCAAATCGCAGAGACTCCTACTCAG CTTGCAGACTTGCTCAAATTTGGCTTGGACAAGTTATCTGAATCTCAGGAAAG CGCAGCAACGGAGAGAGACCTTGAGAG GATCCTAGGAGGGAGCTGTGACAATAAGTGGATTGTAGAGCAAGAGACTGGGGATGAAAGTATTGGAAAtggcgatgatgatgatgatgtgacGTCATCTATGCAGATAGATAATGATGACGGAAATG TAGAGAATATGTACGTGTACGAAGGTCGTGACTACTCAAAGGAAACAACCGACAGAGATCAACAAGCCTTTGATAACATGGTGGCAG AGATGTTAACAAAAGTTCAATCAGAAGAGAGGATTCTGCGCGGGGATGAGCGAAAG AGCATTGCAACAAATTATTTTGATCCTCCGGCAACCAGAAAGCGAAAAGTTCTTACGCCAGAAGAACTCGAGGAACGACGAAGGAAG AGGGAAGAGAATGCTTTAAAAAGAGCGAAATTGCAAGAAGAAGCTGAAGTTAGACGAGAAATAGAAAGGCAAAGGAAGCT GGAGAAGTTATGGAAAGATTACAATTACGTAAGCCTCAACACTGCCTTagacgatgacgacgacgaaGATGTCGATGAGGAAAGTGATGCACTTGATGAAGACGATGACAATGAAAGAAAGGATATTCAGTATGTGCGTGGTGACGTCACACATCCCATCAACACTCGCAGCTCTGATGCAATCATTGTGCATTGCGTAG ATGACTCAGGGTGCTGGGGTCAGGGAGGTTTATTTTCTGCCTTATCTCGTCGATCTTCGCAACCGGAAACTCAGTACGAACTGGCAGGCAAAATGAAAG ATCTGAACCTCGGAGACGCTCATCTTATTCAAATCGATGATCAAGATGGAAGGAAAGATGGTCATGATTAC GTGGCTTTAATCGTTGCACAGTCACGTGACCGCAAGAATCAactgtcagccattttgctgACGTCTCTGAGCGAGGGTCTGAGGAGAGTTTCATTGGCGGCCAAAAGAATGAATG cCACTGTCCATCTCCCTCGGCTCGGTTACAATACTCCAAGCTTTAACTGGTATGGAACAGAGAGACTGATCCGTAAGCATTTGGCGTCCAAAGGAATTGAAACGTCAAT ATATTATTATGCAAGGCGGCATCAAGTGTCGAGTGGATCATTAACTTTGCTCCCTTCAGCATCAAACGCTGGAGATTCACCCTCGACCCAgaacagaaataaaaattttaaagaCGACAGTCCCGCTGGTGTTGATTTCAGAGGAAATCTCCCAAACTTCATGCGCGGtgttaatgttttctttttgaatgTTGACGAATATGAAAAGAAGAAACTGGCACGCTACTTGGTTGCATATCCTTTATTTTTAATTGTGGTAACATGTATTTACCTCTTGCGCTCTCTTCATCCCTTTTGGGGGTGCGTTGCGTGA
- the LOC136911694 gene encoding chromodomain-helicase-DNA-binding protein 1-like isoform X5 has protein sequence MLCIPKQNTMFEVNRKVGLLRGKNLEVESRLTQKCLEENGLQGIHLRAYQLVGVIWMRRCFRCGHGCILGDEMGLGKTIQTVALLTNLHGAENCPGPFLIVCPLSVLQNWKSEFLRFSKHLIVIAFIGDKEERDKIKESLRNLNTSRNRGDKNNTHSFNVLLTTFEMCLRETTFLSKFSWKALVVDEAHRLKNSKSMLYQELSQFQKDFVVLLTGTPVQNNLSELYSLLSFISPNIFSCDAVEEFLERYAGVFNCAERNAELQKLLSPFLLRRVKSEVMAHLPKKTEVLLYTGMSDLQRKYYKAILMKDLDAFDSPVGTSKTRLLNILIQLRKCVNHPYLFDGVEPEPFRLGEHLVDSSGKLQVIDQLLIFLKARGHKVLMFSQMTRMLDIIQDYLGYRGYSYERLDGSVRGEERYLAIQNFNDTDDTFIFLLSTRAGGQGLNLMSADTVIFVDSDYNPQNDLQAAARAHRIGQTRPVKIIRLVTRSTVEEIVLKRADEKLKLTNAVIENGKFSGGASAINQIAETPTQLADLLKFGLDKLSESQESAATERDLERILGGSCDNKWIVEQETGDESIGNGDDDDDVTSSMQIDNDDGNVENMYVYEGRDYSKETTDRDQQAFDNMVAEMLTKVQSEERILRGDERKQSIATNYFDPPATRKRKVLTPEELEERRRKREENALKRAKLQEEAEVRREIERQRKLEKLWKDYNYVSLNTALDDDDDEDVDEESDALDEDDDNERKDIQYVRGDVTHPINTRSSDAIIVHCVDDSGCWGQGGLFSALSRRSSQPETQYELAGKMKVSFCGFRSEPRRRSSYSNR, from the exons ATGTTATGTATTCCGAAACAAAACACTATGTTTGAGGTAAATCGTAAAGTGGGTTTATTACGCGGTAAAAACCTTGAAGTTGAATCAAGGCTGACTCAAAAATGTCTGGAGGAGAATGGATTGCAAGGAATTCATTTGCGAGCTTATCAGTTGGTTGGAGTGATATGGATGAGGCGATGTTTCCGATGCGGTCATGGCTGCATTCTAGGGGATGAAATGGGCCTTGGTAAAACTATCCAG ACAGTAGCATTGTTGACAAATCTTCATGGAGCTGAGAATTGCCCTGGACCTTTCCTCATTGTTTGCCCCTTATCTGTCCTACAAAACTGGAAAAGTGAATTCTTAAG ATTTTCAAAACATCTTATTGTTATTGCCTTCATTGGTGATAAAGAAGAAAGAGATAAAATCAAGGAGTCGTTAAGAAATTTAAACACATCTCGG AACAGAGGAGACAAAAATAATACTCATTCATTCAATGTGCTTCTTACAACCTTTGAG ATGTGTTTGCGAGAAACAACCTTTCTTTCCAA ATTCAGTTGGAAAGCATTGGTTGTAGATGAGGCCCACAGATTGAAAAACTCCAAGTCAATGCTTTATCAAGAGCTTTCACAG tTTCAGAAGGACTTTGTTGTGCTGTTAACAGGGACACCAGTCCAGAATAATCTCAGTGAA CTGTATTCCCTGCTATCGTTTATCAGCCCCAATATTTTTTCATGTGATGCTGTCGAGGAATTTTTGGAAAGGTATGCAGGTGTCTTCAACTGTGCAG AAAGAAACGCAGAATTACAAAAGCTTTTGTCACCTTTTTTGTTGCGCAGAGTGAAATCAGAG GTGATGGCGCATTTGCCCAAGAAAACAGAG GTTCTTCTCTATACAGGGATGTCAGATTTGCAGAGGAAGTACTACAAAGCGATTTTGATGAAAGACTTAG acGCGTTTGATTCTCCTGTTGGAACGAGTAAAACAAGACTTCTAAACATTCTTATTCAGCTTAGGAAGTGCGTCAACCATCCTTATCTATTTGATG GCGTGGAACCAGAGCCATTCCGACTTGGTGAGCACCTCGTAGATTCAAGTG GAAAGCTCCAAGTTATTGATCAGCTGTTGATATTTCTTAAGGCAAG AGGGCATAAAGTTTTGATGTTTTCCCAAATGACAAGAATGTTGGACATCATTCAAGACTATCTTGGTTACAGAG GATATTCATATGAGCGATTGGATGGTTCTGTCAGAGGGGAAGAGCGTTACCTGGCAATTCAGAACTTTAACGACACAGACGATACTTTTATATTCCTCTTGAGCACTCGAGCAG GTGGTCAAGGATTGAACCTGATGTCTGCTGACACGGTCATCTTTGTTGACAGCGACTATAATCCGCAGAACGACCTACAAGCCGCAGCACGGGCTCATCGAATTGGCCAAACGAG GCCCGTGAAAATCATTCGTCTTGTAACCCGAAGCACAGTGGAGGAAATAGTGTTGAAAAGAGCAGACGAAAAATTGAAGCTGACCAATGCGGTAATAGAGAACGGAAAG TTTTCTGGTGGTGCATCAGCTATAAACCAAATCGCAGAGACTCCTACTCAG CTTGCAGACTTGCTCAAATTTGGCTTGGACAAGTTATCTGAATCTCAGGAAAG CGCAGCAACGGAGAGAGACCTTGAGAG GATCCTAGGAGGGAGCTGTGACAATAAGTGGATTGTAGAGCAAGAGACTGGGGATGAAAGTATTGGAAAtggcgatgatgatgatgatgtgacGTCATCTATGCAGATAGATAATGATGACGGAAATG TAGAGAATATGTACGTGTACGAAGGTCGTGACTACTCAAAGGAAACAACCGACAGAGATCAACAAGCCTTTGATAACATGGTGGCAG AGATGTTAACAAAAGTTCAATCAGAAGAGAGGATTCTGCGCGGGGATGAGCGAAAG CAGAGCATTGCAACAAATTATTTTGATCCTCCGGCAACCAGAAAGCGAAAAGTTCTTACGCCAGAAGAACTCGAGGAACGACGAAGGAAG AGGGAAGAGAATGCTTTAAAAAGAGCGAAATTGCAAGAAGAAGCTGAAGTTAGACGAGAAATAGAAAGGCAAAGGAAGCT GGAGAAGTTATGGAAAGATTACAATTACGTAAGCCTCAACACTGCCTTagacgatgacgacgacgaaGATGTCGATGAGGAAAGTGATGCACTTGATGAAGACGATGACAATGAAAGAAAGGATATTCAGTATGTGCGTGGTGACGTCACACATCCCATCAACACTCGCAGCTCTGATGCAATCATTGTGCATTGCGTAG ATGACTCAGGGTGCTGGGGTCAGGGAGGTTTATTTTCTGCCTTATCTCGTCGATCTTCGCAACCGGAAACTCAGTACGAACTGGCAGGCAAAATGAAAG TATCTTTTTGTGGCTTCAGATCTGAACCTCGGAGACGCTCATCTTATTCAAATCGATGA